One genomic segment of Acomys russatus chromosome 6, mAcoRus1.1, whole genome shotgun sequence includes these proteins:
- the Cfhr1 gene encoding LOW QUALITY PROTEIN: complement factor H-related protein 1 (The sequence of the model RefSeq protein was modified relative to this genomic sequence to represent the inferred CDS: substituted 2 bases at 2 genomic stop codons) translates to MAFCSMLLLASVLLTSWLSIAKGEVKLCDFPKINHGILYDEKKYEPFLPVFIGKVLYYSCEYSFASPSNSFWTRITCTEAGWSPTPKCRRLCFFPFVENGNSTSSGQTHLEGDIVQVVCNQGYTLQNNQNTISCTEEGWSTPPKCISIDXTGKCVPPPTVNHGDITFFPLPVYATLLSVEYQCXALYQMESTKEITYRNGEWTETPTCLYSTGRCGPPPLIDNGDITSFPLTDYPPLSSVEYQCQAYYQIEGSKKITCRNGEWSKPPTCLHACVVPEEIMERHNLMLKWRQRKKIYLMTGDYIEFRCKNGYILATGSPPLRTTCIEGHINYPTCTKR, encoded by the exons TGAAACTTTGTGATTTTCCAAAAATAAACCATGGAATACTATATGATGAAAAGAAGTATGAGCCATTTCTCCCAGTTTTTATTGGGAAAGTTCTCTACTACTCCTGTGAATATAGTTTTGCATCTCCTTCAAATTCCTTTTGGACTCGGATAACATGCACAGAAGCAGGATGGTCACCAACACCAAAGTGTCGCA ggctatgcttttttccttttgtggaaAATGGCAATTCTACATCTTCAGGACAAACACACTTAGAAGGTGATATTGTACAAGTTGTTTGCAATCAAGGCTACACCCTTCAAAATAATCAGAACACCATCTCATGTACTGAAGAGGGCTGGTCCACTCCTCCCAAATGCATTTCCATCG ACTGAACAGGGAAATGTGTGCCTCCTCCAACTGTTAACCATGGAGACATCACTTTCTTCCCATTACCAGTGTATGCAACATTATTGTCAGTTGAATATCAGTGCTAAGCCTTGTATCAAATGGAAAGCACCAAGGAAATAACATATAGAAATGGAGAGTGGACAGAGACACCAA CTTGCCTGT ATTCAACAGGGAGATGTGGGCCTCCTCCACTTATTGACAATGGAGACATCACCTCCTTCCCATTGACGGACTACCCACCATTATCATCAGTTGAATATCAGTGCCAGGCCTATTATCAAATTGAGGGAAGCAAGAAAATAACATGTAGAAATGGAGAGTGGTCAAAGCCACCAACGTGTTTAC ATGCATGTGTAGTACCAGAAGAAATTATGGAAAGACATAACCTAATGCTCAAATGGAGACAaaggaaaaagatttatttaatgacaGGGGACTATATTGAATTTAGGTGTAAAAATGGATACATACTGGCAACAGGGTCACCTCCACTTCGTACAACTTGCATTGAGGGTCACATCAATTACCCCACTTGCACAAAACGCTAA